A genomic window from Tolypothrix sp. PCC 7910 includes:
- a CDS encoding DUF1611 domain-containing protein has translation MRLPLNQRIAILLHEGTAGTQGKTGLAILRYSEAPIAAVIDRDCAGKSLPEITGIKRDVPIVESVAASLEYQPQVLVIGIAPKGGAVPDDYWHEIKDALQAGMSLVNGLHTPLATMPELNALLKPGQIIWDVRKEPPNLGVAGGLVRTLPCRRVLTVGTDMAIGKMSTSLELHWAAKRRGWRSKFLATGQTGVMLEGDGIPLDAVRVDFAAGAVEQMLMRYGKNYDIVHVEGQGSLLHPGSTATLPLIRGSQPTQLILVHKAGQTHVRNHPQVPIPPLPDVIRLYETVASAAGAFAPVPVVGVALNTAHLDEAAAKDAIAQTTKETGLPCTDVVRFDANVLLNAVMKS, from the coding sequence GTGCGTCTGCCACTTAATCAACGAATTGCTATTTTGCTACATGAGGGAACTGCTGGCACTCAAGGTAAAACTGGGTTAGCGATTTTACGCTACAGTGAAGCTCCTATTGCAGCTGTCATTGATCGCGACTGTGCAGGAAAATCTCTGCCAGAAATCACAGGTATTAAACGTGATGTCCCGATTGTGGAGTCAGTAGCCGCATCTTTAGAATATCAGCCGCAAGTTTTGGTAATTGGCATTGCCCCCAAAGGTGGTGCTGTACCAGATGATTATTGGCATGAAATTAAAGATGCCCTACAAGCGGGAATGTCTCTAGTCAATGGCTTACATACACCATTGGCAACAATGCCAGAGTTAAATGCTTTGCTAAAACCAGGACAAATAATTTGGGATGTCCGTAAAGAACCGCCGAATTTAGGTGTTGCTGGTGGACTGGTGCGTACCCTCCCCTGTCGGCGGGTGTTGACAGTAGGAACTGATATGGCGATTGGTAAGATGTCAACTAGTTTAGAACTGCATTGGGCAGCAAAACGACGGGGATGGCGTTCTAAGTTTTTGGCAACAGGTCAAACCGGCGTAATGTTAGAAGGCGATGGTATACCTTTGGATGCCGTGCGGGTAGACTTTGCAGCTGGCGCTGTGGAACAAATGCTGATGCGCTACGGCAAAAACTACGACATTGTTCATGTGGAAGGACAAGGTTCCTTATTACATCCCGGCTCAACTGCCACCTTACCTTTGATCCGTGGTTCCCAACCAACGCAATTAATCCTCGTACATAAAGCAGGACAAACCCATGTCCGCAATCATCCCCAAGTACCCATTCCGCCATTACCAGACGTGATTCGTCTGTATGAAACTGTAGCTAGCGCGGCTGGTGCATTTGCTCCTGTGCCTGTTGTGGGTGTAGCACTGAACACAGCCCATTTAGATGAAGCGGCAGCTAAAGATGCGATCGCCCAAACAACCAAAGAAACTGGGTTACCTTGCACTGATGTAGTACGTTTTGATGCAAATGTCCTATTGAATGCTGTGATGAAAAGCTAA
- a CDS encoding dipeptide epimerase has translation MQLQVKIFTVNKRFPLTISRGTTAQTTNVWVSISQDGIEGWGEASPFGVGNHSQSTEKIKEALQEITPILQPFSPLQRQEVEQALISAQAPSAVRAAVDMAMHDWLGKLVGLPLWQLWGLDRHVIVPTSVTIGINSPAGAKARARDWLEFTDVRVFKVKLGSPDGIDADQKMFLAVREEAPNLEFFVDANGGWSLPDAIAMTSWLADLGIKYVEQPLPRGQEQNLAELKARSPLPIFVDESCFTSTDIPQLANYVDGINIKLMKSGGLTEAMRMVHTAKAYGLQVMFGCYSDSSLANTAAAQLAPLADYLDLDSHLNLINDPFTGALIKEGRVLPNDLPGLGVQHSASAT, from the coding sequence ATGCAACTTCAGGTCAAAATATTTACTGTAAATAAGCGTTTTCCCTTGACAATTAGTCGTGGGACAACGGCACAGACAACGAATGTATGGGTGAGTATTTCCCAAGATGGGATTGAAGGCTGGGGAGAAGCTTCACCATTTGGCGTAGGTAATCATTCGCAATCAACAGAGAAAATCAAAGAAGCTTTACAAGAAATTACACCTATTTTGCAACCTTTTAGCCCATTGCAAAGGCAGGAAGTTGAGCAAGCTTTAATCTCCGCACAAGCTCCTTCTGCAGTGAGAGCCGCAGTGGATATGGCAATGCACGATTGGCTAGGTAAGCTTGTAGGTTTACCACTGTGGCAACTTTGGGGACTTGATCGCCATGTGATAGTGCCTACTTCAGTCACAATTGGGATCAATTCACCAGCAGGGGCTAAAGCTAGGGCGCGGGACTGGTTAGAATTTACAGATGTTCGTGTTTTCAAGGTGAAGTTAGGTAGTCCGGATGGCATAGATGCAGATCAGAAAATGTTCTTAGCAGTCCGTGAGGAAGCACCGAATTTGGAATTTTTTGTTGATGCTAATGGTGGTTGGAGTTTGCCAGATGCGATCGCCATGACTAGTTGGTTAGCGGATTTAGGTATAAAGTATGTAGAACAGCCACTACCACGGGGACAAGAACAAAATTTAGCAGAATTAAAAGCGCGATCGCCTCTGCCGATATTTGTTGATGAAAGTTGCTTTACCAGCACCGATATTCCCCAACTAGCAAACTATGTAGATGGCATTAATATCAAACTCATGAAATCGGGAGGCTTAACAGAGGCAATGCGAATGGTACACACTGCAAAAGCCTATGGTTTACAAGTGATGTTTGGTTGCTATTCTGATAGTTCGTTAGCCAATACAGCCGCAGCTCAACTGGCTCCTCTGGCTGATTATTTAGATTTAGACAGTCATCTCAACCTCATCAACGATCCTTTTACAGGTGCATTGATCAAAGAAGGAAGAGTTTTGCCCAACGATTTACCAGGTTTGGGGGTACAACACAGTGCGTCTGCCACTTAA
- a CDS encoding NUDIX hydrolase: MKNLKKWTTLTSKMVLDHPWCKVRRDEIELPNGKIIDDYFVNLKPEVALILPITSNQEIVFVRQYRHAVGEFFIELPAGSFYPQQESAEVAAVRELAEETGYVTQEVRKIATLYDKPSKDTNQIHLFLAENVMQAKEQQLDITEEIEVILIPVALVLEKIAQGEIAVAGTVAALFLGLNFLKSGK; the protein is encoded by the coding sequence ATGAAAAATCTCAAAAAATGGACAACTTTAACATCAAAGATGGTATTAGATCATCCTTGGTGTAAGGTCAGACGAGATGAAATAGAATTACCTAACGGCAAAATTATTGATGATTATTTTGTTAATCTCAAACCAGAAGTAGCTTTAATTTTACCGATAACTAGCAATCAAGAAATTGTCTTTGTGCGTCAATATCGCCATGCAGTCGGCGAATTTTTTATAGAACTCCCAGCAGGGAGTTTCTATCCACAACAAGAAAGTGCAGAAGTAGCAGCAGTAAGAGAACTAGCAGAAGAAACTGGTTATGTAACTCAAGAAGTAAGAAAAATTGCCACACTATACGATAAGCCGAGTAAAGATACGAATCAAATTCATTTGTTCCTAGCCGAAAATGTAATGCAAGCTAAAGAACAGCAGTTAGATATCACAGAAGAAATTGAAGTGATATTAATTCCAGTAGCATTGGTTTTAGAAAAAATTGCTCAAGGGGAAATAGCTGTGGCGGGAACTGTAGCAGCGCTGTTTTTAGGGTTAAATTTCCTCAAATCTGGTAAATAG
- a CDS encoding GNAT family N-acetyltransferase: protein MQVRNATPDDIPLIFSFIKKKAEFDRNIGAFNGVLRVTEAKIRQTIFSEIPVAYVLFAETSEREIGFALYGFRYSSFAGQPSIWLDDLYVDEDMRSQGAGAALMSHLAQIAQQHNCTHLAWNADARNTRGLSFYHRLGAEIIEQKGNRCFLTWIPGTKIER from the coding sequence ATGCAAGTCAGAAATGCAACCCCCGATGATATCCCACTGATTTTCTCATTCATCAAAAAGAAGGCAGAATTTGACCGCAATATTGGCGCTTTTAATGGCGTGTTGCGAGTAACTGAAGCTAAAATTCGTCAAACAATTTTTAGTGAAATTCCTGTTGCTTATGTTTTATTTGCAGAGACTTCAGAACGTGAGATTGGATTCGCTTTGTATGGATTTAGATACTCGTCATTTGCAGGACAACCGAGTATTTGGTTAGATGATTTATACGTCGATGAAGATATGAGAAGCCAAGGAGCAGGTGCTGCTTTGATGAGTCATCTAGCTCAAATTGCACAGCAACATAATTGTACCCATCTGGCTTGGAACGCTGATGCTCGCAACACTCGCGGGTTGAGTTTTTATCATCGCTTGGGTGCGGAAATTATCGAGCAGAAAGGTAACCGATGTTTCCTAACTTGGATTCCTGGGACGAAGATAGAGAGATAA
- a CDS encoding DUF2997 domain-containing protein encodes METLEFIIYPDGRVQEKVTGIVGASCAEVTAAIEAQLGQVLVNEPTSEFFANNQVQQSGVVNTQTSFSDW; translated from the coding sequence ATGGAGACATTAGAGTTCATAATTTATCCAGATGGTCGGGTACAAGAGAAAGTCACTGGCATTGTGGGTGCTTCTTGCGCTGAAGTCACAGCAGCAATAGAAGCACAGCTTGGTCAAGTACTTGTTAATGAGCCAACTTCAGAATTTTTTGCCAACAATCAGGTACAACAATCTGGTGTAGTAAATACGCAAACCTCCTTCAGTGATTGGTAA
- a CDS encoding DUF1257 domain-containing protein has protein sequence MSHFSQIKTQIRNLDSLKDALNELGIDWKPGPREVRGYRGQTHPAEISIEQENGYDIGFRWNGQEYELVADLQYWQQNLSVDGFLRQVTQRYAYQTVMKETARVGFQVAEQKQQEDGSIRLVVQRWSA, from the coding sequence ATGTCACACTTTAGCCAAATTAAGACTCAAATCCGTAACCTAGACTCTTTGAAAGATGCTCTCAATGAATTGGGCATAGATTGGAAGCCAGGCCCGCGTGAAGTACGAGGCTATCGCGGTCAAACTCATCCTGCAGAAATTTCCATTGAGCAGGAAAATGGTTATGATATCGGCTTTAGATGGAATGGCCAAGAATATGAATTGGTGGCTGACTTACAGTACTGGCAACAAAACCTATCTGTAGATGGATTTTTGCGCCAAGTGACTCAGCGCTATGCCTATCAAACAGTCATGAAAGAAACAGCTCGTGTTGGCTTTCAAGTGGCCGAACAAAAGCAACAGGAAGATGGTTCAATTCGTCTGGTAGTACAACGCTGGAGTGCGTAA
- a CDS encoding ferredoxin: MADFLPSPEEQEDNRSGLEPELGGFLRDAPERSGLEPELGGMLRQKGVYVDEITCIGCKHCAHVARNTFYIEPDYGRSRVVRQDGDAEEVIQEAIDTCPVDCIHWLDYTELKKLEEERKYQVIPVVGYPVDHAVATTETRRKKQKLKTKKSRY, encoded by the coding sequence ATGGCTGATTTTCTGCCTTCGCCGGAAGAACAGGAAGATAATCGTTCCGGTTTGGAACCAGAATTAGGCGGTTTTTTACGGGATGCGCCAGAACGCTCTGGTTTAGAGCCGGAATTGGGTGGTATGCTGCGCCAAAAAGGTGTATATGTGGACGAAATCACCTGTATTGGTTGTAAGCATTGCGCTCATGTTGCCCGTAACACGTTTTACATTGAACCAGATTATGGGCGATCGCGTGTAGTTCGTCAGGATGGGGACGCAGAGGAAGTCATTCAAGAAGCAATAGATACTTGTCCAGTTGATTGCATTCACTGGCTTGATTACACCGAACTGAAAAAGTTAGAAGAAGAACGCAAATATCAGGTAATTCCTGTAGTTGGTTATCCGGTTGATCATGCTGTTGCTACTACAGAAACGAGGCGGAAAAAGCAAAAATTAAAAACCAAAAAATCTCGTTATTAA
- a CDS encoding DUF4335 domain-containing protein: MPLSNSVIRRYTPPTCTLEVLAQSSPLSRWTGKTVLKQLSFELRFDDPRLPEESRLPIRGDRDQLEALCDAVSIYIQQFLQQSPETFSLSFPSPQDSSKVASDAQIQDFQQTAQTVSTQTLRFFPSSFPNTTIYLEPSSSLTHKLFLGSLASQASGPVIELSLLQLFDLGTALDEYSADIMALPTLENTGSSVARFPVWAPVAAVLVLGVGLLPVTWQYVNNIKPNQQQTAKKPTANSGTIALQPSPQVNPEAGLAAPDSFPPLPNIGSTTPIPTSSLPADPLLVPNSGLASKTQTLPNSNFPAAPTSAGSSLPKGGSSPASGLGINQKTSPTFSTNSQFGVPPTIGDQKIALQPNLTQTKPGAISPSDLVLPKKRELPPSLSTDRTSRSVTPNLPITAPALPVIPNEPTSTAKLEGEYNPASTTSTTTSRASSESALVNKLRGTRKTATTTTPQANDSTLFDTPQIAEARQYLQKRWQPPSGLKQTLEYSLMVGVDGTVERIFPLNKAARDYVDSAGMPNIGTPFVSANRYGRNVRLRAVLSPDGKVQIFPETE, translated from the coding sequence ATGCCTCTATCTAATTCTGTCATTCGTCGCTACACACCCCCCACCTGTACCCTCGAAGTGTTGGCGCAAAGCTCACCTTTATCTCGGTGGACGGGAAAAACTGTACTCAAGCAACTCAGCTTTGAGTTGCGGTTTGACGATCCGCGACTACCAGAAGAAAGCAGACTCCCAATTCGGGGCGATCGCGATCAGCTCGAAGCTTTGTGTGATGCAGTTTCAATCTACATTCAACAATTTCTCCAACAATCTCCCGAAACTTTTTCGCTGAGTTTTCCCAGCCCGCAAGATTCTAGTAAAGTCGCTAGTGACGCGCAAATACAAGACTTTCAACAGACTGCACAAACAGTTAGTACTCAAACATTAAGGTTTTTTCCCTCTTCTTTCCCTAATACAACAATATATTTAGAACCGAGCAGTTCTTTGACTCACAAGTTGTTTCTCGGTTCCCTCGCTAGCCAAGCATCTGGCCCTGTAATCGAACTAAGTCTGTTGCAACTATTCGATTTAGGAACTGCTTTAGATGAATACTCGGCTGATATTATGGCGTTACCTACTCTGGAAAATACGGGCAGTTCGGTAGCGAGATTCCCGGTATGGGCACCTGTAGCAGCTGTATTAGTCTTAGGTGTGGGACTATTACCAGTAACCTGGCAATATGTGAATAACATTAAGCCAAATCAGCAACAAACTGCGAAAAAACCCACTGCCAATTCAGGGACAATTGCTCTGCAACCCTCTCCTCAAGTCAATCCAGAAGCCGGACTTGCAGCCCCAGACAGTTTTCCACCATTACCAAATATTGGCTCGACTACACCAATCCCTACTTCTAGCTTGCCAGCAGATCCTCTATTAGTTCCTAATTCTGGACTGGCTAGCAAAACACAAACATTACCAAATTCTAATTTTCCTGCTGCTCCCACATCTGCTGGTTCGAGTTTACCTAAGGGTGGGTCATCTCCAGCAAGCGGGCTGGGTATAAATCAAAAGACAAGCCCAACTTTTTCTACTAATTCACAGTTTGGTGTACCTCCTACCATCGGCGACCAGAAAATTGCTTTGCAACCAAACTTGACACAGACCAAGCCCGGAGCGATTAGCCCCAGCGATTTAGTCCTTCCGAAAAAGCGAGAATTACCGCCTAGCCTATCAACAGATAGAACTAGCCGTAGCGTCACCCCTAATCTTCCCATCACTGCGCCAGCTCTTCCTGTAATCCCCAATGAACCAACAAGTACAGCCAAGTTAGAAGGAGAATATAATCCAGCTTCTACAACATCTACCACAACTTCCAGAGCAAGTAGTGAGAGTGCGTTAGTTAATAAATTGCGGGGAACAAGAAAAACTGCAACGACAACAACGCCACAAGCTAATGACAGCACATTATTTGATACACCTCAGATAGCAGAAGCTAGACAATATCTGCAAAAACGCTGGCAACCACCTTCTGGATTAAAGCAAACACTAGAATATAGTTTGATGGTAGGTGTTGATGGTACTGTTGAACGAATTTTTCCTTTAAATAAAGCAGCCAGAGACTATGTAGATAGCGCTGGTATGCCAAATATCGGTACACCTTTCGTTTCTGCTAATAGATATGGCAGAAATGTCAGACTGAGAGCTGTACTTAGCCCAGATGGTAAAGTGCAAATCTTTCCAGAAACCGAATAA
- a CDS encoding DUF3038 domain-containing protein: protein MLKVMHSATNSATPNSQWEDLIQLPTPTYVEWDNIKTQLDLVLLALETLTGLGSEAMLSAAINLNLESRVPDRVALWRLRQSNPLRKGQGGRKKLDVEEARSLVLITCYLAKQHQELIRRAVGLLEQMAANHQEPHQTALLGDYIDAFCNTYQERMEEDEQISTDLLTHLALKLLVDLLFYSAPGGHRRLWLALIDRSTKF, encoded by the coding sequence ATGCTAAAAGTTATGCACTCGGCCACCAATTCAGCTACTCCAAATTCCCAGTGGGAGGATCTAATTCAGCTTCCAACCCCAACATATGTTGAATGGGACAATATCAAAACTCAGTTAGACTTAGTGCTGTTGGCACTGGAAACTTTAACTGGTCTTGGTTCCGAGGCGATGCTCTCGGCGGCGATTAATCTGAATTTGGAGTCAAGAGTGCCAGATCGCGTAGCTTTGTGGCGCTTGCGCCAGTCAAATCCCCTACGCAAAGGACAAGGAGGGCGAAAAAAATTAGATGTAGAAGAGGCGCGATCGCTTGTTCTCATCACTTGCTACCTTGCCAAACAGCACCAAGAATTGATTCGTCGTGCTGTTGGTCTATTAGAACAAATGGCCGCAAATCACCAGGAACCTCACCAAACCGCTTTACTGGGAGATTATATAGATGCTTTCTGCAATACTTACCAAGAGCGCATGGAAGAGGATGAGCAAATTTCTACAGATTTACTAACTCATTTAGCGCTCAAACTGCTGGTAGATTTATTGTTTTACAGCGCCCCTGGTGGACACCGCCGTCTTTGGTTAGCACTGATAGACCGTTCCACAAAGTTTTAG
- a CDS encoding endonuclease MutS2 has product MIQSETLELLEWNRLCQHLATFAATKLGAIAARQLKIPDSQAESTQLLAQTKEVYQLESRISPSLSFEGIQDIGDSLERAELQGILAGDELLAIATTLSGSRNLRRIIDNQEDLPILTELVADLRTYPELEQEIHRCIDERGQVTDRASQKLGDIRTELRKLRSQITQKLQNILQAKSGAVQEQLITQRGDRFVIPVKATHKDAVPGIVHDTSTSGATLYVEPHSIVPWGNQLRQTIRREQTEEEAIRRALTEQVAAVKPDLERLLAIVTTLDLATARSRYSFWLGANPPRFIDWADTENITLRQLRHPLLVWQHQHEQSPAVIPVDLLINPHIRVVTITGPNTGGKTVTLKTLGLAALMAKVGLFVPAREPVEIPWFSQVLADIGDEQSLQQSLSTFSGHIRRISRILNAVGSEKGLGDNEESSMPHAPCPMPNAQSLVLLDEVGAGTDPAEGSALAIALLQYLADHAGLTVATTHFGELKALKYEDERFENASVEFDESTLSPTYRLLWGIPGRSNALAIAQRLGLKLEVVEKAKTHLGGATDEVNQVIAGLEAQRRRQETKAAEAQNLLQQAERLYKEVSTKAANLQEREKALKVSQEAAVQQAIAQAKGEIAQVIRRLQQGTPTAQEAQQATNALNQIGQKFQPAAPAKPKVGFMPKVGDRVRISQFGQTAEVLVAPDEDGELTVRFGIMKMTVKLEDIESLDGQKAEPIVKPKPAPAPVTPAAPPALAIRTSKNTIDIRGKRVADAELLLDKALAEATGPIWIIHGHGTGKLRQGVHNYLQQHPRVSKYEAAEQVDGGSGVTVAYVG; this is encoded by the coding sequence TTGATCCAGTCTGAAACCTTAGAACTACTAGAATGGAATCGCCTCTGCCAGCATCTTGCGACATTTGCTGCAACTAAATTAGGGGCGATCGCAGCACGTCAGCTAAAAATTCCCGATTCTCAGGCGGAAAGTACGCAGTTGTTGGCACAAACTAAAGAAGTTTACCAACTGGAAAGCCGTATATCCCCCAGTTTATCCTTCGAGGGAATTCAAGATATTGGTGATTCCCTCGAACGGGCTGAACTCCAAGGGATTTTAGCTGGAGATGAATTGTTAGCGATCGCAACTACTCTCTCTGGCAGCAGGAACTTACGCCGGATAATTGACAATCAGGAAGATTTACCCATCTTGACAGAGCTGGTTGCCGATTTACGGACTTATCCCGAACTTGAACAAGAAATTCACCGCTGTATCGATGAACGAGGGCAAGTAACTGATCGCGCCAGCCAAAAGCTGGGTGACATTCGCACGGAATTGCGGAAATTGCGGAGTCAAATCACGCAAAAACTGCAAAATATTTTACAAGCTAAGTCTGGGGCAGTGCAGGAACAACTGATTACTCAAAGAGGCGATCGCTTTGTAATTCCTGTAAAAGCGACACATAAAGACGCTGTTCCCGGTATTGTTCACGACACCTCTACTAGCGGTGCCACTTTATATGTGGAACCTCATAGCATCGTGCCCTGGGGTAATCAATTACGTCAAACAATCAGACGAGAGCAGACAGAAGAAGAAGCAATTCGACGGGCTTTAACAGAGCAAGTAGCAGCGGTTAAACCAGATTTAGAGAGGTTGCTAGCCATTGTTACCACTTTAGATTTGGCAACTGCGCGATCGCGTTACAGTTTTTGGCTAGGGGCAAATCCTCCTAGATTTATCGACTGGGCGGACACAGAAAATATTACCCTACGCCAGCTGCGTCATCCGTTATTGGTTTGGCAGCATCAACACGAGCAAAGCCCAGCAGTAATTCCCGTAGATTTATTGATTAACCCCCATATTAGGGTAGTAACTATTACTGGGCCTAATACTGGCGGTAAAACTGTCACCTTAAAAACCCTTGGCTTGGCAGCATTAATGGCCAAAGTCGGCTTATTTGTACCTGCCCGTGAGCCAGTAGAAATACCGTGGTTTAGCCAAGTATTAGCGGATATTGGTGATGAACAATCCCTACAGCAAAGCTTATCTACCTTTTCTGGTCATATCCGCCGCATTAGCCGGATTTTAAATGCCGTAGGTAGTGAAAAGGGACTGGGGGACAACGAAGAATCATCAATGCCCCATGCCCCATGCCCAATGCCCAATGCCCAATCCCTCGTTTTACTCGATGAAGTGGGTGCGGGAACCGATCCAGCCGAGGGCAGTGCTTTAGCGATCGCACTGCTGCAATATCTTGCAGATCATGCAGGACTGACAGTGGCGACAACTCACTTTGGAGAACTGAAAGCGCTGAAATATGAAGATGAGCGCTTTGAAAACGCCTCTGTAGAATTTGATGAAAGTACCCTATCACCAACATATAGGTTGTTGTGGGGAATTCCGGGACGTTCCAATGCTTTGGCAATTGCCCAACGTTTAGGGTTAAAACTAGAAGTTGTAGAAAAAGCAAAAACCCATCTCGGAGGCGCAACAGACGAAGTTAACCAAGTGATTGCGGGGTTAGAAGCCCAACGCCGTCGCCAAGAAACCAAAGCCGCAGAAGCCCAAAATTTGTTGCAGCAAGCCGAACGTTTATATAAAGAAGTTTCTACAAAAGCGGCAAACTTACAAGAGAGGGAAAAAGCTTTAAAAGTCTCCCAAGAAGCAGCAGTACAACAAGCGATCGCCCAAGCTAAAGGTGAAATTGCCCAAGTAATTCGGCGCTTACAACAAGGGACACCAACAGCCCAAGAAGCTCAACAAGCTACCAATGCTTTAAATCAAATTGGGCAGAAATTTCAGCCAGCCGCACCAGCCAAACCCAAAGTGGGATTTATGCCCAAAGTAGGCGATCGCGTCCGCATTTCTCAGTTTGGTCAAACAGCAGAGGTATTAGTTGCGCCCGATGAAGATGGGGAGTTAACTGTACGTTTTGGCATCATGAAAATGACAGTTAAGCTGGAAGACATTGAATCTTTAGATGGGCAAAAAGCTGAACCCATCGTCAAACCAAAACCAGCACCAGCACCAGTTACCCCAGCAGCACCGCCAGCCCTAGCAATTCGGACTTCCAAAAATACAATTGATATCCGAGGTAAGCGGGTAGCTGATGCGGAATTGCTGTTAGATAAAGCACTGGCAGAAGCTACAGGGCCAATATGGATTATTCACGGACACGGTACTGGTAAACTCCGCCAAGGTGTACATAACTATTTGCAGCAACACCCCAGAGTCAGCAAATACGAAGCCGCAGAACAAGTAGATGGTGGTAGCGGTGTCACCGTTGCTTACGTCGGTTAG
- a CDS encoding GuaB3 family IMP dehydrogenase-related protein: MDIQLGRGKTARRAYGIDEIALVPGRGTLDPSLADTKWRIGNIEREIPIIASAMDGVVDVRMAVRLSQLGALGVLNLEGIQTRYADPDPILDKIAAVGKDEFVSLMQQLYAEPIKPELIEKRIQEIKQQGGIAAVSATPAGASKYGEVVAKAGADLFFVQATVVSTAHLSPESIVPLDLAEFCRTMPIPVILGNCVTYEVTLDLLKAGAAGVLVGIGPGAACTSRGVLGVGVPQATAIADCAAARDDYYRETGNYIPIIADGGLITGGDICKCIACGADGVMIGSPFARAAEAPGRGYHWGMATPSPVLPRGTRIRVATTGTLEQILIGPAALDDGTHNLLGALKTSMGTLGAKNIKEMQQVEVVIAPSLLTEGKVYQKAQQLGMGK; the protein is encoded by the coding sequence GTGGACATTCAACTTGGGCGGGGAAAAACAGCTCGGAGAGCTTACGGAATTGATGAAATTGCTTTAGTTCCTGGCAGAGGAACACTAGATCCGAGCTTGGCAGATACTAAGTGGCGTATTGGTAATATTGAGCGAGAAATCCCCATTATTGCCAGTGCTATGGATGGCGTAGTAGATGTGCGTATGGCTGTACGTTTGTCGCAGTTGGGAGCATTAGGTGTTCTCAACTTAGAAGGTATCCAAACTCGCTATGCCGATCCAGATCCGATTTTAGATAAGATTGCTGCTGTAGGGAAAGATGAATTCGTTTCCCTCATGCAACAGTTGTATGCTGAACCTATAAAGCCGGAATTAATTGAAAAGCGTATTCAGGAAATTAAGCAACAAGGTGGTATTGCAGCAGTTAGTGCCACACCAGCCGGAGCCAGTAAATATGGTGAGGTAGTAGCCAAAGCTGGGGCAGATTTATTTTTTGTACAAGCTACTGTTGTTTCTACGGCCCACCTCTCACCAGAGTCAATCGTGCCTTTAGATTTAGCAGAATTTTGCCGTACTATGCCCATCCCTGTGATATTGGGGAATTGCGTCACTTACGAAGTGACTTTAGATCTGTTGAAAGCTGGAGCAGCTGGTGTACTAGTAGGGATTGGCCCTGGTGCTGCTTGTACTTCACGCGGTGTATTAGGTGTAGGTGTACCACAAGCGACTGCGATCGCAGATTGTGCCGCCGCACGCGATGATTACTATCGGGAAACCGGTAACTACATACCAATCATTGCTGATGGTGGTTTAATCACTGGCGGTGACATTTGTAAGTGTATTGCTTGTGGCGCTGATGGCGTAATGATTGGTTCTCCCTTTGCTAGAGCCGCCGAAGCACCTGGACGAGGTTACCATTGGGGAATGGCAACTCCCAGCCCTGTACTGCCTCGTGGTACCCGCATTCGCGTCGCTACCACTGGTACCCTAGAGCAAATCCTCATTGGCCCCGCAGCACTTGATGATGGCACCCATAATCTTTTAGGAGCTTTAAAAACAAGTATGGGTACATTGGGAGCTAAAAACATCAAAGAAATGCAACAAGTTGAAGTTGTGATTGCTCCTTCCCTACTAACGGAAGGCAAAGTTTACCAAAAAGCTCAACAATTAGGTATGGGTAAATAA
- the trxA gene encoding thioredoxin yields the protein MSAAAQVTDSTFKQEVLDSDVPVLVDFWAPWCGPCRMVAPVVEEIAAQYDGQLKVVKVNTDENPNVASQYGIRSIPTLMIFKGGQKVDMVVGAVPKTTLATTLEKYL from the coding sequence ATGTCAGCAGCCGCACAAGTTACCGATTCTACCTTTAAGCAAGAAGTACTCGACAGTGATGTACCTGTTTTAGTTGATTTTTGGGCACCCTGGTGTGGCCCCTGCCGGATGGTAGCCCCTGTTGTAGAAGAAATTGCCGCTCAGTACGACGGTCAACTCAAAGTTGTAAAAGTCAACACTGATGAGAATCCTAATGTTGCTAGTCAGTACGGCATCCGCAGCATCCCCACATTAATGATTTTTAAAGGTGGGCAAAAAGTTGATATGGTTGTCGGTGCCGTGCCTAAAACTACATTAGCTACCACATTGGAAAAGTATCTTTGA